The following proteins are co-located in the Gloeocapsa sp. PCC 7428 genome:
- a CDS encoding glucose-6-phosphate isomerase produces the protein MDAATLWQRYQDWLYYHEGLEFYLDVSRMRFDDAFVAQLQAKFDKAFQDMAALEGGAIANPDEDRMVGHYWLRNPDLAPTPEIKQDITQTIEQIETFTRKIHSGAIHPPQAPRFTDILSIGIGGSALGPQFVAEALAPDFPPLGIHFIDNSDPAGIDRVLTRLRNRLASTLVIVISKSGGTPEPRNGMLEVKRAYAGQNLDFSHYAIAITTPDSKLDQLAQSERWLATFPMFDWVGGRTSEMSAVGLLPAALQGIDIQAMLAGAKEMDDATRVPDIKNNPAALLALSWYYAGNGRGEKDMVILPYKDSLLLFSRYLQQLVMESLGKEKDLDGNVVNQGIAVYGNKGSTDQHAYVQQLREGVPNFFVTFIEVLEDRQGASPELEPGTTSGDYLSGFLQGTRQALYDNHRDSITVTILQVNPRTVGALIALYDRAVGLYGSLVNVNAYHQPGVEAGKKAAAAVLDLQKRVLQILEDESRSISIAQLAEKAQATDQVETIYKILRHLHANKRGVTLNGNFGDPSSLTVTIN, from the coding sequence ATGGATGCTGCAACACTGTGGCAACGTTACCAAGACTGGCTTTATTACCACGAAGGTTTAGAATTCTATTTAGACGTCAGTCGCATGAGATTTGATGATGCGTTTGTCGCGCAATTGCAAGCGAAGTTTGACAAAGCGTTTCAAGATATGGCGGCTTTAGAAGGAGGCGCGATCGCTAATCCTGACGAAGATCGAATGGTAGGTCATTACTGGTTGCGCAATCCCGATCTTGCCCCAACACCAGAAATCAAACAAGATATTACGCAAACGATTGAACAAATCGAAACATTTACCCGCAAAATTCATAGCGGTGCGATTCACCCACCGCAAGCCCCGCGCTTTACCGACATTCTCTCAATTGGGATTGGTGGTTCGGCATTGGGACCGCAATTTGTCGCCGAAGCCCTCGCCCCAGATTTTCCCCCACTGGGAATTCATTTTATCGACAATTCCGATCCAGCGGGAATTGACCGCGTTTTGACACGCTTGCGCAACCGCCTAGCAAGCACATTAGTCATTGTGATTTCTAAATCAGGTGGAACCCCAGAACCACGCAACGGAATGCTTGAAGTCAAAAGAGCTTATGCAGGGCAGAATTTAGATTTTTCTCACTATGCGATCGCCATTACCACTCCTGATAGCAAATTAGATCAACTTGCGCAATCGGAAAGATGGTTAGCAACCTTTCCCATGTTCGATTGGGTAGGCGGACGTACCTCAGAAATGTCTGCTGTCGGCTTGCTACCTGCGGCTTTACAGGGAATTGATATCCAAGCGATGCTAGCTGGAGCCAAAGAAATGGATGATGCAACGCGCGTACCCGATATTAAAAACAATCCAGCGGCTTTACTGGCATTGAGTTGGTACTATGCTGGTAACGGGCGCGGCGAAAAAGACATGGTGATCCTACCTTACAAAGACAGCTTACTCTTATTCAGTCGCTATTTGCAACAGTTGGTCATGGAATCGCTAGGCAAAGAAAAAGACTTGGATGGGAATGTTGTCAATCAAGGAATTGCGGTTTATGGCAACAAGGGATCAACCGATCAACACGCCTATGTGCAACAATTACGCGAAGGCGTACCGAATTTCTTTGTCACCTTTATTGAAGTTTTAGAAGACCGTCAAGGTGCTTCACCTGAATTAGAACCAGGAACAACATCGGGTGATTACCTGTCAGGATTCCTTCAAGGAACGCGCCAAGCATTGTACGATAATCATCGCGATTCAATTACCGTCACAATTTTGCAAGTTAATCCACGCACGGTAGGCGCACTGATTGCGCTTTACGATCGCGCGGTTGGTTTGTATGGTTCTTTAGTCAATGTCAACGCTTACCATCAGCCAGGCGTTGAGGCTGGTAAAAAAGCTGCTGCTGCGGTTTTGGATTTACAAAAACGCGTCTTACAAATTCTGGAAGACGAAAGTCGTTCGATTTCCATCGCGCAACTTGCAGAAAAAGCCCAAGCAACTGACCAAGTTGAGACAATTTACAAAATTCTGCGTCACCTCCATGCGAATAAACGCGGTGTGACTTTAAACGGTAATTTTGGCGATCCCAGTAGTTTAACGGTAACGATCAATTAG
- a CDS encoding branched-chain amino acid ABC transporter permease: MIQNLSGWVGYLIFLIISTAVFALFSLGLNLQWGFTGLINFGHVAFMTVGAYTTVLLTLHGVPLIIAALVGAGAAALLGLIIGLSTLRLRQDYLAIVTIGVSELLRLVVNNQDLPTGNGFTPGSFGVQGYPLPLVSFDPTLLTRLGMIALLTLIVGVCYWRLWKWVGKAQQGLQKSQALQKLQKLQGLQGLQGQGNALPVRNFSSRLVLGILAAGLILVLFLAGAIALYNYTSYANAGLMLISVLVLALVFWRLEVLVRSPWGRVLKAIREDEDVATALGKNVFWYKLQALMLGGAIAGVSGALLAWQLTTIYPDNFQPQITFDAWTMVILGGAGNNVGTLLGAVIYWAYDAITRFALPAIFPLDEARLGAFRIMVIGLILMLLMLWRPQGILGKKKELTLGK; the protein is encoded by the coding sequence ATGATCCAGAATTTATCAGGTTGGGTTGGTTATCTAATTTTTCTTATCATCTCAACTGCTGTTTTTGCTTTATTTAGTTTAGGCTTAAATTTGCAATGGGGATTTACTGGGCTAATTAACTTTGGTCATGTCGCCTTTATGACCGTAGGCGCTTATACAACGGTTTTGCTAACCTTGCACGGCGTTCCTCTGATTATCGCTGCACTTGTTGGAGCAGGTGCCGCTGCATTGTTAGGATTGATTATTGGTTTATCGACACTACGTTTACGGCAAGATTATCTAGCAATTGTCACGATTGGTGTCTCTGAATTACTACGATTAGTTGTTAATAATCAAGATTTACCAACAGGAAACGGGTTTACACCAGGTTCGTTTGGCGTACAAGGCTATCCTCTACCACTCGTAAGTTTTGACCCGACGTTGCTGACACGTTTGGGTATGATTGCGTTGCTGACGTTGATTGTTGGAGTGTGTTATTGGCGTTTGTGGAAGTGGGTGGGAAAGGCGCAGCAGGGATTGCAGAAATCGCAGGCATTGCAGAAATTGCAGAAATTGCAGGGATTGCAGGGATTGCAGGGGCAAGGCAATGCCTTGCCCGTACGAAATTTTTCATCGCGATTGGTGTTGGGGATTTTGGCAGCGGGATTGATTTTAGTGTTGTTTCTCGCGGGGGCGATCGCGCTCTATAATTACACGAGTTATGCCAATGCGGGGTTGATGCTGATCTCGGTTTTGGTGTTAGCGCTAGTGTTTTGGCGGCTAGAAGTCTTGGTGCGATCGCCTTGGGGAAGAGTCCTCAAAGCGATTCGGGAAGATGAAGATGTCGCGACGGCGTTGGGAAAAAACGTGTTTTGGTACAAGTTGCAAGCGTTGATGTTGGGAGGTGCGATCGCAGGAGTTTCGGGCGCATTATTAGCATGGCAATTGACAACGATTTACCCTGATAATTTCCAACCACAAATTACGTTTGATGCTTGGACGATGGTGATTTTAGGTGGTGCAGGAAATAATGTTGGCACGTTACTCGGTGCGGTGATTTACTGGGCGTATGATGCGATTACGCGCTTTGCTTTACCTGCAATTTTCCCGCTGGATGAAGCGCGCTTAGGTGCATTTCGGATTATGGTGATTGGTTTAATTTTGATGTTACTGATGCTGTGGCGTCCACAAGGGATTTTAGGTAAGAAAAAGGAATTAACGCTGGGAAAATGA
- a CDS encoding ABC transporter ATP-binding protein, with translation MDTPLLAASGLVKSFGGIKAVDNAEITVAPGSITGLIGPNGAGKTTLFNLLSNFIRPDKGRVIFDGEPIQEFQSHKIAQQGMVRTFQVARTLSRLSVMENMLLAAQNQLGENFWQVQLRPYLIKKQERHLQQRAMLLLESVGLAHMAYEYAGALSGGQRKLLEMARALMTQPKLILLDEPAAGVNPTLINQICDRIQTWNREGMTFLIIEHNMDVIMSLCDRVWVLAEGRNLAVGTPSEIQSNPQVLAAYLGQ, from the coding sequence ATGGATACACCCTTATTAGCAGCGAGTGGTTTAGTTAAAAGTTTTGGTGGAATTAAAGCAGTTGACAATGCCGAAATTACTGTAGCACCAGGTAGTATTACAGGTTTAATTGGTCCCAATGGTGCAGGAAAAACAACATTGTTTAACTTGCTATCAAACTTTATTCGCCCAGATAAAGGTCGCGTAATTTTCGATGGCGAACCGATTCAAGAGTTTCAATCGCACAAAATTGCGCAACAAGGAATGGTGCGGACGTTTCAGGTAGCCCGAACGCTTTCGCGGCTATCGGTGATGGAAAATATGCTGCTAGCCGCGCAAAATCAACTCGGAGAGAACTTTTGGCAAGTGCAGTTACGACCATACCTGATTAAGAAACAAGAACGTCACTTGCAACAGCGTGCAATGTTGCTTTTAGAATCGGTTGGGTTAGCGCATATGGCGTATGAGTATGCGGGGGCGCTATCAGGGGGACAGCGCAAGTTGTTGGAAATGGCGCGGGCGTTGATGACACAACCGAAGTTAATTTTATTAGATGAACCTGCGGCGGGAGTAAATCCCACATTGATCAATCAAATCTGCGATCGCATCCAAACTTGGAACCGCGAAGGAATGACGTTTTTGATTATTGAACACAATATGGATGTGATTATGTCTTTGTGCGATCGCGTTTGGGTTCTTGCTGAAGGTCGCAATCTTGCAGTTGGTACTCCGAGTGAAATTCAAAGTAATCCACAAGTTTTAGCAGCGTATTTAGGTCAATAG
- a CDS encoding iron uptake porin has protein sequence MSKVLHQIASYSLFVLHFLLYQFAVVANASEANPDNLLTQSKSASTPEMAQVTSVSQLSDVQPTDWAFQALQSLVERYGCIAGYPDGTYLGNRALTRYEFAAGLNACGNRINELIAAATSDRLSREDLAILQRLQEEFAAELASLRGRVDALEAQTAELEANQFSTTTKLVGEALTYVGDAFGETAGDINNTTLGYRVRLNFDTSFTGQDRLRTRLQATNLRLFDSGGTFGGSQGTREGQDVTDPPELFGFGNTGETRVAPSSIAQSGEVILTTLQYQFPVSDRLRIYLEANGTDPTSITDPISPFSVTATGAVSNFGQLNPVYFSIGNRAGIGANFLVTPELSLDFGYLGGTNANNPDSGLFNGDYSAFTQLVYSSDRFKVGLFYLNGYSGNFGVDTLAGSNPAKVVVVNDVNNPENNLNNPIVANVYGAQLNFRVFEGFEIGGWVGYTAARAVGEIKGDADIWNYAVTLHFPDLFREGNAGGIVVGMQPRLTGTSNAILASAIGLPDGQRSDRDTGLHLEAFYRYQLTDNISITPGVFWLTAPNHDARNPDVVIGVIRTSFLF, from the coding sequence GTGTCAAAAGTATTACACCAAATAGCGAGTTATAGCCTTTTTGTACTTCATTTCTTGCTATATCAATTCGCTGTTGTTGCAAATGCTTCAGAAGCAAATCCAGATAATCTTTTAACTCAATCTAAATCTGCCTCAACGCCAGAAATGGCGCAAGTGACATCGGTTTCGCAACTTTCCGACGTACAACCTACAGATTGGGCGTTTCAAGCACTACAGTCGTTAGTTGAGCGTTATGGTTGTATCGCGGGATATCCTGATGGAACTTATCTTGGTAATCGCGCATTAACACGCTATGAATTTGCTGCGGGGTTGAATGCGTGTGGTAATCGGATCAACGAACTCATTGCCGCAGCCACAAGCGATCGACTAAGTCGGGAAGATTTAGCGATTCTCCAAAGATTACAAGAAGAATTTGCGGCTGAACTTGCAAGCTTGCGCGGAAGAGTCGATGCTTTAGAAGCCCAAACCGCCGAACTTGAAGCAAATCAGTTTTCTACCACAACAAAACTTGTAGGGGAAGCTCTTACCTATGTTGGCGATGCTTTTGGTGAAACTGCGGGTGATATTAATAATACAACGTTGGGTTATCGCGTTCGCCTTAATTTTGATACAAGTTTCACTGGACAAGATCGCTTGCGAACTCGCTTACAAGCAACAAATTTAAGATTATTCGATTCAGGCGGAACGTTTGGCGGTAGTCAAGGAACCCGTGAGGGACAAGACGTTACAGATCCACCAGAACTATTTGGATTTGGTAACACAGGTGAAACGCGCGTAGCACCTAGTAGTATTGCCCAGAGTGGTGAAGTTATCTTAACTACGTTGCAGTATCAGTTTCCTGTAAGCGATCGCTTGCGCATTTACTTAGAAGCAAATGGAACCGATCCGACATCCATTACCGATCCAATTAGTCCATTTTCTGTTACGGCAACGGGTGCAGTGTCTAACTTTGGACAACTTAATCCAGTGTATTTCTCTATTGGCAATCGGGCTGGTATTGGGGCAAACTTTTTAGTGACGCCAGAACTCAGCTTAGACTTTGGCTATTTAGGAGGAACTAACGCCAATAACCCAGATTCAGGCTTATTTAACGGCGATTACAGTGCGTTTACCCAGTTAGTTTACAGCAGCGATCGCTTCAAAGTTGGTTTATTTTATCTCAATGGTTATTCTGGTAATTTTGGCGTTGATACGCTTGCGGGTAGCAATCCGGCGAAAGTGGTTGTTGTCAACGATGTCAACAATCCAGAAAATAACTTGAATAATCCAATAGTTGCTAACGTCTACGGCGCACAACTCAATTTCCGCGTTTTTGAAGGGTTTGAAATTGGTGGTTGGGTAGGTTATACTGCGGCGCGGGCTGTGGGTGAAATTAAAGGTGATGCCGATATCTGGAATTATGCCGTCACGTTACATTTTCCTGATTTATTCCGCGAAGGAAACGCCGGTGGGATTGTGGTAGGAATGCAACCACGCTTAACAGGAACAAGTAATGCTATTTTAGCCTCAGCGATTGGTTTACCCGACGGGCAAAGAAGCGATCGCGATACAGGTTTACACCTTGAAGCCTTTTACCGTTATCAGTTAACCGATAATATCTCAATTACGCCTGGTGTCTTTTGGTTAACTGCACCAAACCACGA